The Neochlamydia sp. S13 genome has a segment encoding these proteins:
- a CDS encoding dicarboxylate/amino acid:cation symporter, whose product MKNKVLIKVFASIFLAVGAGLWSGADKALGGVPFVQLYNLIGQLFLNALTLVVVPLVSSSIIVGAARMGSEGALGTLGYKTFSYFILTMVLAVVVGLVCVMLIKPGIGQPVEELKSSHPQASRLVELHAQGQSGSFQKIEQLLLKLVPSNILAAASQGQMLGLIFFSLLFGYFTSTIDPYPSQIILGFWNAIFQVMMKITHLVMRALPIGVFGLVAKVVATTGIETFRSVAWFTLTFFIALFIYAGIVLPLLLKFVAKVSPLAHVRAMAPALLTAFSTSSSAATLPLTLECLEKRAHVSNRICSFTVPLGTSLNLTASALFICVTVFFIAQVYSVTWSLGSIATIFLLIIFSSIGMAGIPSACLVGAILVLHTIGLPVDAIGLVLAVERLLDMCRAVVNVFGTSCCAVLVARSEKEKNTLTSLSGKA is encoded by the coding sequence ATGAAAAATAAAGTTTTGATTAAAGTTTTTGCCTCCATTTTTTTAGCTGTGGGGGCCGGTCTTTGGTCGGGAGCAGATAAAGCGTTGGGGGGAGTGCCTTTCGTTCAGCTATATAACTTAATAGGTCAATTATTTCTGAATGCTCTAACATTAGTGGTTGTACCTCTAGTGTCTTCTTCAATCATTGTAGGGGCTGCTCGTATGGGAAGTGAAGGGGCATTAGGGACCTTAGGCTATAAAACTTTTAGTTATTTTATTTTGACTATGGTGCTAGCTGTAGTGGTGGGATTGGTTTGCGTTATGCTCATTAAGCCAGGCATAGGCCAGCCAGTAGAAGAGTTAAAAAGTAGCCATCCACAAGCAAGTAGATTAGTAGAACTTCATGCTCAAGGGCAAAGCGGAAGTTTTCAAAAAATTGAACAGCTCCTTTTGAAGCTTGTGCCTTCTAATATCTTAGCTGCTGCCTCCCAAGGGCAGATGCTAGGGCTCATCTTTTTTAGTTTATTGTTTGGATATTTTACCTCTACTATAGACCCCTACCCCAGTCAGATTATACTAGGCTTTTGGAATGCTATCTTTCAGGTGATGATGAAAATTACTCATTTGGTTATGCGTGCTTTGCCGATCGGTGTTTTTGGTCTTGTAGCTAAAGTAGTAGCTACTACAGGAATAGAAACTTTTCGCTCAGTAGCTTGGTTTACTTTAACATTTTTTATTGCTTTATTTATTTATGCGGGGATTGTTTTGCCGCTACTATTAAAGTTTGTCGCTAAAGTTAGCCCTCTTGCTCATGTGCGCGCAATGGCTCCTGCTTTGTTAACAGCTTTTTCTACTAGTTCTTCTGCAGCTACCCTGCCTTTAACCTTAGAATGCTTAGAAAAACGTGCCCATGTGTCGAATAGGATTTGCAGCTTTACCGTGCCGCTAGGTACCTCATTAAATCTTACAGCTTCGGCCTTATTTATTTGTGTGACCGTTTTTTTTATCGCCCAGGTTTATAGTGTGACTTGGAGTCTCGGCTCGATTGCGACTATTTTTCTTTTAATTATTTTCTCTTCTATAGGCATGGCAGGAATACCTTCAGCTTGTCTTGTAGGAGCTATCTTGGTTTTACATACGATAGGATTGCCTGTAGATGCTATTGGTTTAGTATTAGCAGTAGAACGCCTTTTAGATATGTGTAGAGCAGTAGTTAACGTTTTTGGGACTTCTTGCTGTGCCGTGCTAGTTGCCCGGTCTGAAAAAGAAAAAAACACTTTAACATCTCTTTCCGGCAAAGCATAA
- the mnmA gene encoding tRNA 2-thiouridine(34) synthase MnmA, which translates to MMIPNRQKTVVVGMSGGVDSSVAALLLKQQGYHVIGMFMKNWEETDEHGTCKASYEYEDVVRVCEQIGIPYYAVNFVKEYKENVFNQFLEEFKQGYTPNPDILCNREIKFKVMFEKALALGADYLATGHYCQSFTHDKESILGKGIDSGKDQSYFLYTIKSHVLSKVLFPVGNLHKPEVRKIAQEHCLATSAKKDSTGICFIGERNFKQFLSQYIAYRPGNFETLEGQVIGIHDGVAYYTIGQRRGMGIGGQGEPWFVVGKDLERNVVYIERGAHHPALFCDELVACEASWVSPHGRPTLPLACRAKVRYRQTDQACTIMTETDGQLKVVFDVPQRAVTPRQSIVFYEGEKCLGGAIIQSAGVSYYHQNKALPKHISL; encoded by the coding sequence ATGATGATACCAAATAGGCAAAAAACTGTTGTTGTAGGAATGTCTGGGGGCGTAGACTCGTCTGTAGCGGCGCTGCTACTAAAGCAGCAAGGGTATCATGTAATTGGAATGTTTATGAAAAATTGGGAAGAAACCGATGAGCATGGAACCTGTAAAGCTTCTTATGAATATGAAGATGTTGTACGCGTTTGTGAGCAAATAGGCATTCCTTATTATGCGGTTAATTTTGTCAAAGAATATAAAGAAAATGTTTTCAATCAGTTTTTAGAAGAGTTTAAGCAGGGATATACACCCAATCCTGACATTTTATGCAATCGCGAGATCAAGTTTAAAGTCATGTTTGAAAAGGCATTGGCATTAGGCGCTGATTATTTAGCTACCGGACATTATTGCCAATCTTTTACCCATGATAAGGAAAGCATTCTGGGAAAAGGGATAGACTCTGGTAAAGATCAAAGCTATTTTTTATATACCATTAAATCCCACGTGCTTTCTAAAGTTCTTTTTCCTGTTGGCAACCTTCACAAGCCGGAGGTTCGAAAAATTGCACAGGAGCATTGTTTAGCTACTTCTGCTAAAAAAGATAGTACAGGCATCTGCTTTATTGGTGAGCGCAATTTTAAACAATTTTTAAGTCAATATATTGCTTATCGGCCTGGAAACTTTGAAACTCTTGAAGGGCAAGTCATAGGTATACATGATGGAGTGGCCTATTATACCATAGGTCAACGCAGGGGAATGGGGATTGGAGGACAAGGAGAGCCCTGGTTTGTTGTTGGTAAAGATCTAGAGCGTAATGTGGTTTATATTGAACGGGGGGCTCATCATCCCGCCCTTTTTTGTGATGAATTAGTCGCTTGTGAAGCCAGCTGGGTCTCTCCTCATGGAAGGCCAACCTTACCCTTGGCTTGCAGAGCCAAAGTGCGCTATCGGCAGACAGATCAAGCCTGCACCATTATGACAGAAACAGACGGGCAGTTAAAGGTTGTCTTTGATGTTCCTCAACGTGCCGTCACCCCTCGGCAGTCAATTGTATTCTATGAAGGCGAAAAATGCCTAGGAGGAGCAATCATTCAGTCGGCAGGAGTATCCTATTATCATCAGAATAAAGCCTTACCTAAGCATATTTCTTTATAA
- a CDS encoding DUF4116 domain-containing protein gives MALRYSSAALQKNREIVLAAVQQNGSALYYASAALQNNREIVLSAI, from the coding sequence TTGGCGCTTCGGTATAGCAGCGCAGCACTTCAGAAGAATAGAGAAATCGTTCTTGCGGCTGTCCAGCAAAACGGCTCGGCGCTTTATTATGCTAGCGCAGCACTACAGAATAATAGGGAAATCGTTCTTAGCGCTATTTAA
- a CDS encoding DUF4116 domain-containing protein yields MALQYASEELRNHEEIVLAAVQQDSRALRYASHKLQKDLKPMVRQEQTNL; encoded by the coding sequence TTGGCGCTTCAGTATGCTAGTGAAGAACTGCGGAACCATGAGGAAATTGTTCTTGCGGCCGTCCAGCAAGACAGCCGGGCACTTAGGTATGCTAGCCACAAGCTTCAAAAAGATTTAAAACCTATGGTTAGGCAAGAACAAACAAATTTATAG
- a CDS encoding thioesterase family protein: protein MFISYNKVRMHDTDMAGILYFAKQFRFVHDALEDLMDQEGITLDHLFHHSSFAFVVVHAEADYLKPVKVGDALEVHVEVAHLGTTSFSFAYKIFRKVDHLLIGKAKTVHVCLDTQTRSKITLPDELKNIFKKYQPIQQKT from the coding sequence ATGTTTATCAGTTATAACAAAGTAAGAATGCATGACACGGATATGGCAGGTATCCTTTATTTCGCTAAGCAATTTCGCTTTGTACATGACGCGCTAGAAGATCTAATGGACCAGGAAGGAATTACTTTGGATCACCTTTTCCACCATTCCTCGTTCGCCTTCGTAGTTGTACATGCTGAAGCAGACTACCTAAAGCCGGTTAAAGTAGGAGATGCATTAGAGGTGCATGTTGAAGTTGCTCATTTAGGAACAACCTCCTTTTCTTTTGCTTACAAAATTTTCAGAAAAGTAGACCATCTGCTGATCGGTAAAGCCAAAACTGTACACGTTTGCCTGGATACTCAGACCCGCTCAAAAATAACACTTCCCGACGAACTAAAAAATATATTTAAGAAATATCAGCCTATTCAGCAAAAAACTTAG
- a CDS encoding F-box protein yields the protein MGCFFFNFNPFNCIDLHPWRLITEAPPSIKTIPEELIVHIFSFLSPQELVNAQQVCKHWKRIGDEETLWKRHHQQHFKDEPLHISFCPKKARTFRNSYLFYSLYESIRREVKLEDAALRAHPDYKGRDFSEMLVLMN from the coding sequence ATGGGATGCTTTTTTTTTAACTTTAATCCTTTTAATTGTATAGATCTGCACCCTTGGCGTCTTATTACTGAGGCCCCTCCCTCAATAAAAACGATACCAGAAGAATTGATTGTGCATATTTTTTCTTTTCTCTCCCCCCAAGAGCTTGTGAATGCTCAGCAGGTATGTAAACACTGGAAAAGAATAGGAGATGAAGAGACATTGTGGAAAAGACATCATCAACAGCATTTCAAAGACGAACCTTTACATATTAGCTTTTGTCCAAAAAAAGCTCGAACTTTTAGGAATAGTTATCTTTTTTATAGCCTGTACGAATCAATAAGACGGGAAGTTAAGCTAGAGGATGCCGCTTTGCGCGCCCATCCCGATTATAAGGGAAGAGATTTTTCCGAGATGCTGGTATTGATGAATTAA
- a CDS encoding F-box protein, producing MGCFFFNFNPFNCIDLHPWRLITEAPPSIKTIPEELIVHIFSFLSPQELVDAQQVCKRWKRIGDEETLWKRHHHQHFKDKPLYISLFLRKARTFRNSYLFYSRWELIDRKAKLEAAALRDSPAYNPIFSERLLWMNQSQSFNHQKSLRL from the coding sequence ATGGGATGCTTTTTTTTTAACTTTAATCCTTTTAATTGTATAGATCTGCACCCTTGGCGTCTTATTACTGAGGCCCCTCCCTCAATAAAAACGATACCAGAAGAATTGATTGTGCATATTTTTTCTTTTCTCTCCCCCCAAGAGCTTGTGGATGCTCAGCAAGTATGTAAACGCTGGAAAAGAATAGGAGATGAAGAGACATTGTGGAAAAGACATCATCACCAGCATTTCAAAGACAAACCCTTATATATTAGCTTGTTTCTAAGAAAAGCTCGAACTTTTAGGAATAGTTATCTTTTTTATAGCCGCTGGGAATTAATAGACCGGAAAGCTAAGCTAGAGGCTGCCGCTTTGCGTGACTCTCCCGCATATAATCCAATTTTTTCCGAGAGGCTGTTATGGATGAATCAAAGTCAAAGCTTTAATCATCAAAAGAGCTTAAGGTTGTGA
- a CDS encoding F-box protein — translation MGCFFFNFNPFNCIDLHPWRLITEAPPSIKTIPEELIVHIFSFLSPQELVNAQQVCKHWKRIGDEETLWKTHHQQHFKDEPLHISFCPKKARTFRNSYLFYSRWELIDRKAKLVVASWHASPEYNPFLYRFSEN, via the coding sequence ATGGGATGCTTTTTTTTTAACTTTAATCCTTTTAATTGTATAGATCTGCACCCTTGGCGTCTTATTACTGAGGCCCCTCCCTCAATAAAAACGATACCAGAAGAATTGATTGTGCATATTTTTTCTTTTCTCTCCCCCCAAGAGCTTGTGAATGCTCAGCAGGTATGTAAACACTGGAAAAGAATAGGAGATGAAGAGACATTGTGGAAAACACATCATCAACAGCATTTCAAAGACGAACCCTTACATATTAGCTTTTGTCCAAAAAAAGCTCGAACTTTTAGGAATAGTTATCTTTTTTATAGCCGCTGGGAATTAATAGACCGGAAAGCTAAGCTAGTGGTTGCCTCTTGGCATGCCTCTCCCGAATATAATCCATTTCTTTACCGATTTAGCGAGAATTAA
- a CDS encoding thiamine pyrophosphate-dependent dehydrogenase E1 component subunit alpha produces the protein MAIPTRTYLNAQGELSPDCKVNIADEVLVKAYQTMVLTRRLDERMITLQRQGMISFALSSLGEEACSVASAAALSFEDWLYPQYRESGIILWRGFTPQQYIHHMFCNKEDLILGRQMPNHFGSRALNVVQVSSPIGTQIPHAAGCAYAMKIQKENTVAVAYFGEGATSEGDFHVGLNFAAVRKAPAIFFCRNNGYAISTPASCQFTSDGVAPQVIGRNVTTYRVDGNDFFAIYEAVSQARQACIEGQGPVFIEAMTYRLGAHSTSDDPSVYRQEKEVLEKQLACPITRLKNFLEKKGLWDAQQEKSYLDSINKEITEAIQVAKETGRPALHSLIEDVYFEVPASLAAQYEDIQSLYHE, from the coding sequence ATGGCCATTCCAACGCGTACCTATTTAAATGCCCAAGGTGAACTTTCTCCGGATTGTAAGGTAAATATTGCGGACGAGGTTTTAGTTAAAGCTTATCAAACAATGGTTTTAACACGCCGCTTAGATGAAAGAATGATAACCCTTCAACGGCAAGGAATGATTTCCTTTGCTTTAAGCTCTTTGGGGGAGGAAGCCTGCTCTGTTGCAAGTGCTGCTGCTCTTTCATTTGAAGATTGGCTTTATCCTCAATATAGGGAAAGTGGTATTATCCTTTGGCGCGGATTCACTCCCCAGCAATATATTCACCATATGTTTTGTAATAAAGAAGATCTTATTTTGGGAAGGCAAATGCCCAATCATTTTGGATCTCGTGCTTTAAATGTTGTACAAGTATCTTCCCCTATTGGTACGCAAATTCCTCATGCTGCTGGCTGTGCTTATGCCATGAAAATTCAAAAAGAAAATACAGTGGCTGTAGCTTATTTTGGTGAAGGAGCCACTTCCGAAGGGGACTTTCATGTAGGCTTGAATTTTGCGGCGGTAAGAAAAGCTCCTGCGATTTTCTTTTGTCGAAATAATGGATATGCCATTTCTACGCCAGCCTCATGCCAGTTTACTAGCGATGGAGTGGCACCCCAAGTGATAGGAAGAAATGTAACGACTTATCGCGTCGATGGTAACGATTTTTTTGCTATTTATGAAGCGGTGTCCCAAGCTAGACAGGCATGCATAGAAGGTCAAGGCCCCGTTTTCATTGAAGCCATGACCTATCGCTTAGGAGCTCATTCTACTTCGGATGATCCTTCGGTTTATCGTCAAGAGAAAGAAGTTTTAGAAAAGCAACTAGCTTGTCCTATCACTCGCTTAAAGAATTTTTTGGAAAAGAAAGGTTTATGGGATGCGCAACAAGAAAAAAGTTACTTAGACTCTATTAATAAAGAAATTACAGAAGCCATCCAGGTGGCCAAAGAGACCGGTAGGCCTGCTTTACATTCTCTTATAGAAGATGTATATTTTGAAGTGCCAGCTAGCCTTGCAGCTCAGTACGAAGACATCCAATCTCTTTATCATGAATAA
- a CDS encoding alpha-ketoacid dehydrogenase subunit beta — MAIMNIIQSLNHTLHQEFARDSRLLTFGEDVGAFGGVFRVTTGLQEKFGEERCFDTPLAEAGIIGFGIGIAQKGLKPICEIQFADYIYPAFDQIVNEMAKMRYRTGNQYSSAMVIRTPYGGGIHGGHYHSQSPEAFFLHIPGLVVAVVSSPYDAKGLLASAIRSNDPVLLLEPKRIYRSLKQEVPEEEYLIPFGQAHVERTGRDITLIGWGAQHHQNKQAAEELAQQENIEVEVINLRTLNPLDIHTLVASVNKTGRCVVCHEAPLTQGFGAELSALIHERCLLKLQAPVKRCCGLDTPFPHTLEKEYLPDTPRVKKAILETLDY, encoded by the coding sequence ATGGCAATCATGAATATTATCCAATCTTTAAATCACACTCTTCATCAAGAGTTTGCACGTGACTCACGTTTGCTAACTTTTGGCGAGGATGTAGGTGCCTTCGGAGGGGTCTTTCGCGTAACCACAGGCTTGCAAGAAAAATTTGGAGAAGAGCGTTGCTTTGATACTCCTTTGGCAGAGGCTGGCATCATAGGTTTTGGCATAGGCATTGCACAAAAAGGCCTTAAGCCTATCTGCGAAATTCAATTTGCCGATTATATCTATCCAGCTTTTGACCAGATTGTCAACGAGATGGCTAAGATGCGCTATCGCACGGGTAACCAGTACAGCAGCGCAATGGTTATACGCACTCCTTATGGAGGAGGGATTCATGGAGGACATTACCACTCTCAATCGCCAGAGGCTTTCTTCCTCCATATTCCTGGCCTGGTGGTAGCAGTAGTTTCTTCTCCTTATGATGCTAAAGGATTGCTTGCTTCTGCTATTCGCTCCAATGATCCTGTCCTTTTATTAGAACCCAAAAGGATTTACCGCTCTTTAAAGCAAGAAGTACCCGAAGAAGAATATTTAATTCCTTTTGGCCAAGCCCATGTGGAACGTACAGGTAGGGACATAACCTTGATTGGCTGGGGAGCACAGCATCATCAAAATAAGCAGGCGGCAGAGGAGCTGGCCCAGCAAGAAAACATTGAGGTAGAAGTTATAAACCTACGTACTTTAAATCCTTTAGATATTCACACCTTGGTAGCATCAGTCAATAAGACAGGTCGCTGCGTTGTTTGTCATGAAGCGCCTTTAACTCAAGGTTTTGGTGCCGAGCTCTCGGCGTTGATTCATGAGCGTTGCTTACTAAAACTTCAAGCACCTGTTAAACGTTGCTGCGGCTTAGATACGCCTTTTCCTCATACTTTAGAGAAAGAATATCTGCCTGATACTCCTCGCGTTAAAAAGGCAATTTTAGAAACCCTTGATTACTAA
- a CDS encoding dihydrolipoamide acetyltransferase family protein, protein MAKIHTVTLPDIGEGVIEGEVVEWLKDIQDTVLQDEAVVIVMTDKATVELPSPYPGKVVKHYYKPGEISIKGKPLYDIELLEGHTAVPPPQSRLKENSLPKPCPLSPLAPSHTAASALAPESSDVLALPSTRKLAQEMGIDISQIQGTGKAGRVRPEDLRQYVRPSLKENLDTNVLRLEGDKELPIIGIKNLMYQKMVESKRKIPHFSYFEKAEATRLVRLRQKFKEEGAKKNIQVTYMPFLLKALSLTLNKFPQFNSSVDQHKLIIHQHHHIGIAMASPLGLIVPVLKNVQALSLIDLIYAYEELKNKANTNKLQPSEMKEGTITISNFGVLGDGGLWATPIINYPEVAILAVNRIQKQPWACNDQVVLRDVLNLSWSFDHRIIDGDQAAAFSHYYAHLIKNPAPLL, encoded by the coding sequence ATGGCTAAAATTCATACCGTAACCTTGCCTGATATTGGGGAAGGGGTTATCGAAGGAGAAGTGGTTGAATGGCTTAAAGATATCCAGGATACCGTCCTGCAAGATGAAGCTGTCGTAATTGTAATGACTGATAAAGCTACTGTAGAACTTCCTTCCCCTTATCCTGGAAAAGTCGTCAAACATTACTATAAGCCTGGAGAGATATCGATTAAAGGAAAACCTCTTTACGATATAGAATTACTTGAAGGGCATACAGCAGTGCCCCCGCCTCAGTCTAGGCTTAAAGAAAATTCTCTCCCTAAGCCTTGTCCTTTGTCCCCACTTGCTCCTAGCCATACCGCTGCCTCTGCTCTTGCACCTGAATCGTCAGATGTTTTAGCTCTGCCTTCTACAAGGAAATTAGCTCAAGAAATGGGAATTGATATCTCTCAGATTCAGGGAACGGGCAAAGCAGGCCGCGTAAGACCAGAAGATTTACGTCAATATGTTCGACCCTCGCTCAAGGAAAATTTAGATACCAATGTTCTTCGTCTTGAAGGAGATAAAGAGCTTCCTATCATAGGTATTAAAAATTTAATGTACCAGAAAATGGTAGAATCTAAACGTAAAATTCCTCATTTTTCTTATTTTGAAAAAGCTGAGGCGACAAGGCTTGTGCGTTTACGCCAAAAATTTAAAGAAGAGGGGGCTAAGAAGAATATTCAAGTCACTTATATGCCTTTTCTGCTTAAAGCTTTAAGTTTAACTTTAAATAAATTTCCTCAGTTTAATAGTTCGGTGGATCAACATAAGCTGATCATTCATCAGCATCATCATATAGGCATTGCCATGGCATCGCCCTTGGGATTAATTGTACCGGTACTTAAAAATGTTCAAGCTCTTTCTTTAATCGATTTGATTTATGCTTATGAAGAACTTAAAAACAAAGCTAATACCAATAAGCTTCAGCCGAGTGAGATGAAAGAAGGGACTATTACTATCAGTAACTTTGGAGTCTTAGGGGATGGGGGGCTATGGGCAACGCCTATCATCAATTATCCTGAAGTAGCTATCTTAGCCGTTAATCGTATTCAAAAACAGCCATGGGCTTGTAATGATCAAGTAGTGCTCAGGGATGTTCTCAATTTATCATGGAGCTTTGACCATAGGATCATAGATGGCGATCAAGCGGCAGCCTTTTCTCATTATTATGCTCATCTTATCAAAAATCCAGCTCCTTTATTGTAA
- a CDS encoding potassium-transporting ATPase subunit F, giving the protein MDFILAGALTFAVLAYLIYTLLHPEKF; this is encoded by the coding sequence ATGGATTTTATTTTAGCGGGAGCCTTAACATTTGCCGTTTTAGCTTATTTGATATATACCCTACTTCACCCTGAAAAATTCTAA
- the kdpA gene encoding potassium-transporting ATPase subunit KdpA → MSYADWATLLFFPALLMVLTPVLGRYMAKIFTGQKTAVHFLLGGLEHLSYRVSSVDAKKEMSWLEYATALFIFNIISFLGLFFLQLLQHLLPLNPQHFPSVPWPLAFNTAISFITNTNWQAYAGETTMSYLTQMLGLAVHNFLSAATGLATLLALIRGLVSKNTKHIGNFWSDLIRSIVYILLPLSILLALLLVSEGVVQTFSPYSEVTTLENSQQIIPLGPVASQVAIKQLGTNGGGFFNANSAHPFENPSPVTNLFEMLAILLIPTASVYAYGILIDSKKHAWNLFAVMIALWVVGLSISFYAEKLMDLAMDASPFLEGKETRLGTNLSLVWAMSTSATSNGSVNAMLSSLSPLSGGMAMLNMMLGEIVFGGIGVGLCSMIMFAILTVFLAGLMVGRTPVYLGKKIERKEMQWLMLAILMPSFLILIGSGLSCILPEALASLGSQGPHGLSEILYAFSSAAGNNGSAFAGINANTLYYNLFLGIVMLISRSSIILSSLAIAGLLASKRASPLSSGDFSISSPLFAFLLLCVILIVGALTFFPAWSLGPLAEHLLMLKGQTF, encoded by the coding sequence ATGTCCTATGCCGATTGGGCTACACTCCTTTTCTTTCCTGCTCTTCTCATGGTGTTAACACCTGTTCTAGGTAGATATATGGCTAAAATATTTACCGGTCAAAAAACTGCCGTGCATTTTCTCTTAGGAGGCTTAGAGCATTTATCTTATCGCGTCAGTAGCGTAGATGCAAAAAAAGAGATGAGCTGGCTTGAATATGCGACAGCTCTTTTTATTTTTAATATCATAAGCTTTTTAGGCCTTTTTTTTCTGCAGCTTTTACAGCACCTCCTTCCTCTTAATCCTCAGCATTTTCCATCAGTTCCATGGCCATTAGCCTTTAATACTGCGATAAGCTTTATTACTAATACTAATTGGCAAGCCTATGCAGGCGAAACCACGATGAGCTATCTGACGCAAATGCTTGGGCTGGCCGTGCACAATTTTTTGAGCGCAGCCACTGGATTGGCTACCTTATTAGCTTTAATTCGGGGCCTTGTGAGCAAAAATACTAAACACATAGGCAATTTTTGGAGCGATCTTATCCGTTCTATCGTTTATATACTGTTACCTCTTTCTATACTACTAGCCTTATTATTGGTTAGCGAAGGGGTCGTTCAAACCTTTTCTCCTTATAGTGAAGTGACTACTTTGGAAAATTCTCAGCAAATCATTCCTCTAGGGCCAGTAGCCTCACAGGTAGCTATCAAACAGCTGGGAACAAATGGTGGAGGCTTTTTTAATGCTAATAGTGCACATCCTTTTGAAAATCCTTCCCCTGTTACCAATCTTTTTGAAATGCTTGCTATTTTGCTAATACCAACAGCTTCCGTATATGCCTATGGAATCTTAATCGATTCTAAAAAGCATGCATGGAATCTTTTCGCTGTTATGATAGCTCTTTGGGTGGTCGGCTTAAGTATTTCCTTCTATGCGGAAAAACTCATGGATCTTGCTATGGATGCCTCTCCTTTCCTCGAAGGAAAAGAGACCCGGCTAGGAACTAACCTTAGTCTTGTATGGGCTATGTCAACCTCAGCTACGTCAAATGGCTCAGTTAATGCTATGCTTTCTAGTCTATCCCCTCTAAGCGGAGGAATGGCTATGCTTAACATGATGCTAGGAGAGATAGTTTTTGGAGGGATAGGGGTAGGGCTATGCTCGATGATCATGTTTGCCATCCTTACAGTTTTTCTTGCAGGTCTTATGGTAGGAAGGACGCCAGTGTACTTAGGTAAAAAAATTGAGAGAAAAGAAATGCAATGGCTAATGCTAGCTATTTTAATGCCTAGCTTTCTCATCCTCATAGGGAGTGGACTTTCTTGCATACTGCCAGAAGCCCTTGCTAGCTTAGGAAGCCAGGGTCCTCATGGTTTATCAGAAATTTTATATGCTTTTTCATCGGCTGCAGGTAATAATGGTAGTGCGTTTGCTGGAATAAATGCTAATACACTTTATTACAATCTCTTCCTGGGAATAGTCATGTTAATAAGTAGGAGTTCAATAATTTTGTCTAGCCTTGCTATAGCGGGTTTACTTGCCTCTAAAAGGGCTTCTCCTCTTTCTTCAGGGGACTTTTCCATTAGCTCTCCTTTGTTCGCTTTTTTACTTTTATGCGTGATCCTTATCGTAGGAGCTTTAACATTTTTTCCTGCATGGTCGTTAGGTCCCTTAGCGGAGCATCTTTTAATGCTTAAAGGACAGACATTTTAA